A window from Mycobacterium saskatchewanense encodes these proteins:
- a CDS encoding MOSC domain-containing protein, with product MREPTPAEDSAELRVQSLLRYPVKSMLGETVGSLLMDEGGAAGDRRLALVDAVTGHIASAKQARLWRGLLKCTANGDTGQVSIALPDGTSVKADDPAVDELLSRLTGRTVRLVRQRPDGATLERPDPEQLLDLGLDAEVGGRILEIAQKTPGDSFTDEAPLHAITTATLDHIGVEALRYRPNLVIATPPGYPPYGENDWAGREITVGEARLRVLTATSRCVVPTLEHGPLPRAPQALRTPAAENRIDTGGHGAQPCAGTYLEVLTTGVVRVGDGVTVE from the coding sequence ATGCGGGAGCCGACGCCAGCTGAAGATTCGGCAGAGCTGCGGGTGCAAAGCCTGCTCCGATATCCGGTGAAGTCGATGCTCGGCGAGACCGTGGGCAGCCTGCTGATGGACGAGGGCGGCGCGGCGGGCGACCGCCGGCTCGCGCTCGTCGACGCCGTGACCGGACACATCGCGAGCGCCAAGCAGGCCCGGCTGTGGCGCGGGTTGCTGAAGTGCACCGCCAACGGTGACACCGGGCAGGTGAGTATCGCTTTGCCCGACGGGACGAGCGTTAAGGCCGACGACCCCGCCGTCGACGAACTGCTGTCGCGCCTCACGGGCCGGACGGTGCGCCTGGTGCGCCAGCGGCCGGACGGCGCAACGCTGGAACGCCCCGATCCGGAGCAGCTACTGGACCTCGGGCTGGACGCCGAGGTGGGCGGCCGCATCCTCGAGATCGCACAGAAGACGCCGGGCGACTCGTTCACCGATGAGGCGCCCCTGCACGCCATCACGACGGCCACCCTGGACCACATCGGCGTCGAAGCGCTGCGGTATCGGCCGAATCTGGTGATCGCCACGCCGCCCGGCTACCCGCCTTACGGTGAAAATGATTGGGCTGGAAGGGAAATTACCGTCGGCGAGGCGCGGCTGCGGGTGCTGACGGCCACATCGCGATGTGTGGTGCCCACCCTGGAGCACGGACCGCTGCCGCGGGCCCCTCAGGCGCTGCGCACCCCGGCGGCCGAGAATCGGATCGACACGGGCGGCCACGGGGCGCAACCCTGCGCGGGCACATACCTCGAGGTGCTGACGACGGGCGTCGTTCGCGTCGGCGACGGCGTCACCGTCGAGTAG
- a CDS encoding cytochrome P450, with the protein MDAATAWAEAMKFENRPNPYPYFEELRKAPVAKVGEKTFVVTGYGELLALAHDPRISSDISRSPAGFGGEKPAGEQLPAYGREASIIVSDPPDHDRARRQVMRHFGPPHSPDLIPGMEPFVVRLADDLLDRVKERGATRLDVVEDFAYPIPVAVICKILGVPVEDEPTFHSWIFDFMMGSDLGPEGATEEGRALAEKGRASTAELLDYLGCLVQRYARTPGEGLLSKLLHDDGPDGPMPARETTSNAMLLLVAGHDSTVNTITNCVLTLLRNPGSWDLVRQRPELIPRTIEEVQRLQSAVQFFPSRSATADIEIAGTVIPAGSAVHLVYAAANRDPRRFDNPDRFDPLRADNEHFGWGSGIHTCMGGPLARLEVNLALEALLRRVESPKLVVDPPPYRHNQVFRGPRHLWVDWAAVAG; encoded by the coding sequence ATGGACGCCGCCACCGCCTGGGCCGAGGCGATGAAGTTCGAGAACCGCCCGAACCCGTACCCGTACTTCGAGGAACTGCGCAAGGCCCCGGTGGCCAAGGTCGGCGAGAAGACTTTCGTCGTCACCGGTTACGGCGAGCTGCTCGCCTTGGCCCACGATCCGCGGATCAGCTCGGACATCAGCCGAAGCCCGGCGGGTTTCGGCGGTGAGAAGCCCGCCGGTGAGCAGCTGCCCGCCTACGGCCGCGAGGCCAGCATCATCGTGTCCGACCCCCCGGATCACGACCGCGCCCGGCGGCAGGTCATGCGCCACTTCGGCCCGCCGCACTCCCCCGACCTGATCCCCGGCATGGAACCGTTCGTAGTGCGGCTGGCCGACGACCTGCTGGACAGGGTCAAGGAACGCGGCGCCACCCGCCTGGACGTCGTCGAGGACTTCGCCTACCCAATCCCCGTCGCGGTCATCTGCAAGATCCTGGGCGTGCCCGTCGAAGACGAGCCGACGTTCCACTCGTGGATCTTCGACTTCATGATGGGCAGCGACCTCGGCCCGGAGGGCGCCACCGAGGAAGGCCGCGCCCTGGCCGAGAAGGGCCGCGCCAGCACCGCCGAATTGCTGGATTATCTGGGGTGTTTGGTGCAGAGGTACGCCCGGACACCGGGCGAGGGGTTGCTGTCCAAGCTGCTGCACGACGACGGGCCCGACGGCCCGATGCCGGCCAGGGAGACGACGTCCAACGCTATGTTGCTGCTGGTCGCGGGCCACGATTCCACGGTCAACACGATCACCAATTGCGTGCTGACGCTGCTGCGCAATCCCGGCTCCTGGGACCTGGTGCGGCAGCGCCCGGAGCTGATCCCCCGGACCATCGAGGAGGTCCAGCGGCTGCAGTCCGCGGTTCAGTTCTTCCCGAGCCGCAGCGCCACCGCCGACATCGAGATCGCCGGCACCGTGATCCCGGCGGGGTCGGCGGTGCACCTGGTCTACGCGGCGGCCAATCGGGATCCGCGCCGGTTCGACAATCCCGACCGGTTCGACCCGCTCCGTGCGGACAACGAGCACTTCGGTTGGGGCAGTGGCATACATACGTGCATGGGTGGGCCGCTGGCGCGCCTGGAGGTCAACCTGGCGCTGGAGGCCCTTTTGCGTCGCGTCGAATCGCCGAAGCTGGTGGTCGACCCGCCGCCGTATCGCCACAATCAGGTGTTCCGCGGTCCGCGGCACCTGTGGGTCGACTGGGCCGCGGTCGCCGGTTGA
- a CDS encoding NAD(P)/FAD-dependent oxidoreductase, whose amino-acid sequence MSTASLVGQLVDSFKADGRIVIVGASLAGLRGAEALRQNGFRGSLTIIGDEPYEPYDRPPLSKQVLKGWVPADHTKLPRLRPVDADWRLGVAAVALDRSNRQVLLANGDRVAYDRLLIATGTRARPWFNPEEAALAGLFTVRTCGDAAKLAAALKDRPRRVLVVGSGFVGSEIASVCRELGLAVTVAERGKAPLVGALGGVIGDIAAQMQLDAGVDLRTGVAVQGLDGDADGHVRAAHLSDGTALDVDVVVASLGSIRNVEWLDGAQLASGFWGVACDAGCRAFDINGVVTDNIFVAGDVARAPHVLYEYQFMSQEHWDNAVFGAEVAANNMISLELGRRPHLPLPSFWSGQFGVNIKSVGVCSFGDEIVFTQGSPEQRRFAAAYGYRGRIVGAVTFNHGKWLPYYASLIERSAAFPPPPPGYDRPAIFEPMPARFPDPREPTAMPDVVLTGHDPTSRGAEFRPRKR is encoded by the coding sequence GTGAGCACGGCCTCCCTGGTCGGTCAGCTCGTCGACAGCTTCAAGGCGGACGGCCGGATCGTCATCGTGGGTGCCTCACTGGCCGGCTTACGCGGCGCAGAGGCGTTGCGGCAGAATGGTTTTCGAGGATCGCTTACCATCATCGGCGACGAACCGTACGAACCCTACGACCGTCCTCCGCTGTCCAAGCAGGTGCTGAAGGGCTGGGTGCCGGCCGACCACACGAAGCTGCCCCGGCTGCGCCCCGTCGACGCGGACTGGCGTCTGGGTGTGGCGGCCGTGGCACTGGATCGGTCCAACCGCCAGGTGCTGCTCGCCAACGGCGACCGGGTCGCCTACGACCGGTTGCTGATCGCCACCGGCACCCGCGCGCGCCCCTGGTTCAACCCCGAGGAGGCCGCGCTGGCGGGGCTGTTCACGGTGCGCACGTGCGGCGACGCCGCGAAGCTGGCGGCCGCGCTCAAGGACCGGCCGCGGCGGGTGCTGGTGGTCGGTTCCGGTTTCGTCGGTTCCGAGATCGCCTCGGTGTGCCGCGAATTGGGGCTCGCGGTGACGGTCGCCGAGCGCGGCAAGGCGCCGTTGGTGGGCGCGCTGGGGGGCGTCATCGGGGACATCGCCGCGCAGATGCAGCTCGATGCCGGGGTGGACCTGCGGACCGGCGTGGCCGTGCAAGGCCTCGACGGAGACGCCGACGGCCACGTTCGCGCCGCGCACCTCTCGGACGGCACGGCGCTCGACGTCGACGTGGTGGTGGCGTCGCTGGGGTCGATCCGCAACGTGGAGTGGCTCGACGGTGCGCAGCTGGCCAGCGGCTTCTGGGGAGTGGCGTGCGACGCCGGCTGCCGGGCGTTCGACATCAACGGCGTGGTGACCGACAACATCTTCGTCGCCGGTGACGTCGCGCGCGCCCCGCACGTGCTCTACGAATACCAGTTCATGTCCCAAGAGCACTGGGACAACGCGGTTTTCGGCGCCGAGGTGGCGGCCAACAACATGATCAGCCTGGAACTGGGGCGGCGCCCGCACCTGCCGCTGCCGTCGTTCTGGTCCGGCCAGTTCGGCGTCAACATCAAGAGCGTCGGGGTCTGCTCGTTCGGCGACGAGATCGTCTTCACCCAGGGCTCGCCCGAGCAGCGGCGCTTCGCCGCCGCCTACGGATACCGTGGCCGAATCGTGGGGGCGGTGACGTTCAACCACGGCAAGTGGCTGCCGTACTACGCCTCGCTCATCGAGCGGTCCGCCGCCTTCCCGCCGCCCCCGCCGGGGTATGACCGGCCCGCCATCTTCGAGCCGATGCCGGCCCGCTTCCCCGACCCCCGCGAGCCGACCGCCATGCCCGACGTGGTGCTGACCGGACACGACCCGACGTCGCGCGGGGCCGAATTCCGCCCGCGCAAACGCTGA
- a CDS encoding ferredoxin — protein sequence MRLVVDLNKCQGYAQCVPLAPEVLRLVGEEALAYDPNPDDAQRQRVMRAAASCPVQAIIVEADPPADRAAK from the coding sequence ATGCGGTTGGTGGTTGACCTCAACAAGTGCCAGGGCTATGCCCAGTGCGTCCCACTGGCGCCCGAGGTGCTGCGGCTCGTCGGGGAGGAGGCGCTCGCATACGACCCGAACCCGGACGACGCCCAGCGGCAGCGGGTAATGCGGGCCGCGGCGTCCTGCCCGGTGCAGGCGATCATCGTCGAGGCGGACCCGCCCGCGGACCGGGCCGCCAAGTGA
- a CDS encoding DUF6480 family protein — MTSQPPNPDPANTPDLEAGGGVSPGATPPAAGQTPGVANPHPPGRGHFTPTGVVAVVGVCVFVVIFVAVAVLLAMKMVGAAG; from the coding sequence ATGACCTCGCAGCCACCCAATCCTGACCCGGCGAATACCCCGGACCTGGAGGCGGGCGGTGGGGTCAGCCCCGGCGCCACCCCACCGGCAGCGGGCCAGACACCCGGGGTGGCCAACCCGCACCCGCCCGGGCGCGGGCATTTCACGCCGACGGGAGTCGTCGCGGTCGTCGGCGTGTGCGTCTTCGTCGTCATCTTCGTGGCGGTCGCGGTGCTTCTCGCGATGAAGATGGTCGGCGCCGCAGGTTAG
- a CDS encoding serine/threonine-protein kinase, whose amino-acid sequence MALSIGSVVAGYRIEGVLGAGGMGTVYLARHPTLPRSDALKVLSSELSHDDQFRHRFTREADLAATLSHPNIVTVFNRGETEDGQLWIAMQYIEGTAANDLGAANLTPTRIVRIVTDVGKALDYAHSRRVLHRDVKPGNFLVSRPGAGDQERVLLADFGIARALDDATTLTATGSLVFTAAYASPEAIEGRAVDHRADIYSLGCSLFRLLTGRTPYEDFHGLPAMLMAHVMQPIPRPSQFVPGLSPAVDDVVARAMAKNPADRFSTAGEMAEAAAAALTGLPSEQLRAGGSRTANWTNLPLSYPSTPPPGVPQPGAGWYGPFGGPPAPGLPAPQHFPVGPSGGVVAPRRRRRKAALILGALGVVVAVAVAAGVYLAGRHHTGELPPYQPQTLNAQLGNVQLQHRPMAVAALGPGDSDAVLSLGVQPVAISGIQGGMPSWLQPQVHSSTPVLALPDPGAVAAAKPDLIIDTGDIDKPTYDKLAAVAPTLTRPADITQNWVWQTQLTWIATALGRTDAAKTVLADATSQQTAIRSQHPAFSGKSIAVVDISDSAATVAQRVSPPTNYIEGLGFTYNQHYRRAGPGDPPAFPLNVDTSFFWVENTDVMVLLRTDSAAGGGGYAGLPTPFVGYHGILVIVDDPATISALNTGGPAATAYLNTALVNKLANQIH is encoded by the coding sequence GTGGCGTTGTCTATCGGGTCCGTGGTGGCCGGCTACCGGATCGAGGGGGTGCTGGGCGCCGGCGGGATGGGCACCGTCTACCTCGCCCGCCATCCGACTCTGCCGCGCAGCGACGCGCTGAAGGTACTGTCGTCCGAACTCTCGCACGACGACCAGTTCCGGCACCGATTCACCCGCGAGGCCGACCTGGCCGCCACCCTCAGTCACCCCAACATCGTCACGGTCTTCAACCGCGGCGAGACCGAGGACGGTCAGCTGTGGATCGCCATGCAGTACATCGAGGGCACCGCGGCCAACGACCTGGGCGCGGCCAACCTCACCCCGACGCGGATCGTCCGCATCGTCACCGACGTGGGCAAGGCGCTCGACTACGCCCATTCCCGCCGAGTGCTGCACCGCGACGTCAAACCCGGCAACTTCCTGGTCTCGCGGCCCGGGGCCGGTGACCAGGAGCGCGTGCTGCTGGCCGATTTCGGGATCGCCCGCGCCCTCGACGACGCCACCACCCTGACCGCGACGGGATCCCTGGTGTTCACCGCCGCGTACGCCTCGCCCGAGGCGATCGAGGGCCGGGCGGTCGACCACCGCGCCGACATCTACTCGTTGGGTTGCTCGCTGTTCCGGCTGCTGACCGGACGCACCCCCTACGAGGATTTTCACGGCTTGCCGGCCATGCTGATGGCCCACGTCATGCAGCCGATCCCGCGGCCGAGCCAGTTCGTGCCCGGTCTATCCCCGGCGGTCGACGACGTGGTCGCCCGCGCGATGGCCAAGAACCCCGCCGACCGGTTCTCCACCGCGGGCGAGATGGCCGAGGCGGCGGCGGCGGCGCTCACCGGCCTCCCGTCGGAACAGTTGCGCGCCGGCGGGTCGCGAACCGCGAACTGGACAAATCTGCCGCTGTCGTATCCCTCCACGCCGCCCCCTGGCGTGCCGCAGCCGGGGGCCGGGTGGTATGGACCGTTCGGCGGCCCGCCCGCACCGGGACTGCCTGCGCCGCAACACTTCCCGGTCGGACCCTCCGGTGGGGTCGTTGCGCCGCGGCGTCGTCGGCGCAAAGCGGCACTGATCCTGGGCGCACTGGGTGTGGTCGTCGCCGTCGCGGTGGCCGCGGGCGTATACCTCGCCGGCCGGCACCACACCGGCGAGTTGCCGCCGTATCAGCCACAAACGCTGAACGCCCAGCTCGGAAATGTGCAACTGCAGCACCGGCCGATGGCGGTCGCCGCCCTGGGGCCCGGCGATTCCGACGCGGTGCTGTCACTCGGCGTGCAGCCGGTGGCAATCAGCGGAATCCAGGGCGGAATGCCGAGCTGGCTGCAGCCCCAGGTGCATTCGTCGACCCCGGTGCTCGCCCTCCCGGATCCGGGCGCCGTCGCCGCGGCCAAGCCCGACCTGATCATCGACACCGGTGACATCGACAAGCCCACGTATGACAAGTTGGCCGCCGTCGCGCCCACGCTGACCCGCCCGGCCGACATCACCCAGAACTGGGTCTGGCAGACGCAACTGACGTGGATCGCCACGGCGCTGGGCCGCACCGATGCCGCCAAGACGGTGCTGGCCGACGCGACGTCGCAGCAGACGGCGATCAGGTCGCAGCACCCGGCGTTCTCCGGCAAGTCCATCGCCGTCGTCGACATCTCCGACAGCGCCGCCACCGTGGCGCAGCGCGTGTCGCCGCCCACCAACTACATCGAAGGCCTTGGCTTCACCTACAACCAGCACTACCGGCGCGCCGGCCCGGGTGACCCGCCAGCGTTCCCGCTGAACGTCGACACGTCCTTCTTCTGGGTGGAAAACACCGACGTGATGGTCCTGCTGCGCACTGACAGCGCCGCCGGCGGCGGGGGTTACGCCGGCCTGCCCACCCCGTTCGTCGGGTACCACGGAATTTTGGTCATCGTCGACGACCCGGCGACCATCTCCGCGCTGAACACGGGCGGCCCCGCCGCCACGGCGTACCTCAACACCGCCCTGGTCAACAAACTCGCCAACCAGATCCACTGA
- a CDS encoding DUF7373 family lipoprotein has translation MTGRMWTRAAAVGVVALVAGCASTVTGVAVKAPGDSGGDGVDVAQLTTGNYPIKPRAPLGVAGNPKRGGLAEGRRMAGFVVGPWQTDPALVKFEQFNTGVMKGGDSVNALLGAPIGDGLAGHNFVAGFSSARHTTAGPYKGLINVVLRLATPADASAAATDMAAKSGSLSLPFSEAPTPTRPTSIPRYPGTAAVGYSWTPSEGSTEPPRSAVIALTAHGSYVLAQAADSAAGPDNAAQMVATTLDLQQALIDKFTPTPVDQLPQLPLDPTGLLARTLPPKGADESTDDGVYEPHGDLHFQDDAAHEEALFNSVGLQQASFTLTSAVYQTPDAGSADRVVADFAAVATDFDKLRPAGSITGMPNAKCFAASLGFYCVARFDRYAFTAQNEQLGAVHQMIAAQYRILSGK, from the coding sequence ATGACCGGCCGGATGTGGACGCGCGCCGCGGCCGTCGGGGTGGTCGCGCTGGTGGCCGGCTGCGCATCGACGGTCACCGGCGTGGCCGTCAAGGCGCCCGGCGACAGCGGCGGGGACGGCGTCGACGTCGCGCAGCTGACCACAGGCAATTACCCGATCAAGCCGCGGGCGCCCCTCGGAGTCGCCGGGAACCCGAAGCGGGGCGGCCTGGCCGAGGGCCGCCGGATGGCCGGCTTCGTGGTCGGCCCCTGGCAGACCGACCCCGCCCTGGTCAAGTTCGAGCAGTTCAACACCGGGGTGATGAAGGGTGGAGACTCGGTCAACGCGCTGCTCGGCGCGCCGATCGGCGACGGTCTCGCCGGCCACAACTTCGTCGCCGGGTTCTCCAGCGCCCGCCACACGACGGCCGGTCCCTACAAAGGCCTGATCAACGTCGTGTTGCGGCTGGCGACTCCGGCCGACGCGTCGGCCGCCGCGACGGACATGGCCGCCAAGAGCGGGTCCCTCAGCTTGCCGTTCTCCGAAGCCCCAACCCCCACTCGACCGACCTCGATCCCCCGCTACCCGGGCACCGCCGCGGTCGGCTACAGCTGGACGCCGTCGGAAGGCAGCACCGAACCGCCACGATCGGCGGTGATCGCCCTGACCGCGCACGGCAGCTACGTCCTGGCACAGGCGGCCGACTCCGCGGCCGGCCCCGACAACGCCGCCCAAATGGTCGCCACCACACTGGATTTGCAGCAGGCGCTGATCGACAAGTTCACCCCCACGCCGGTCGACCAGCTCCCGCAGTTGCCCCTCGACCCCACCGGGCTCCTGGCCCGCACCCTGCCCCCGAAGGGCGCTGACGAATCGACGGATGACGGCGTCTATGAGCCACACGGGGACTTACACTTCCAAGATGATGCCGCTCACGAGGAAGCGCTGTTCAATTCCGTTGGCCTGCAGCAGGCTTCATTCACGTTGACCAGCGCCGTCTACCAGACACCGGACGCCGGCTCGGCGGACCGCGTCGTCGCCGACTTCGCCGCCGTGGCCACCGACTTCGACAAGCTGCGCCCGGCGGGCAGCATCACCGGCATGCCGAACGCCAAGTGCTTCGCCGCGTCCCTCGGGTTCTATTGCGTGGCGCGCTTTGACCGATACGCGTTTACCGCCCAGAACGAGCAGCTCGGCGCCGTCCACCAGATGATCGCGGCGCAATACCGCATCCTGAGCGGCAAGTAG
- a CDS encoding DUF7373 family lipoprotein, producing the protein MTDLALPRSGLGAGGRPVKPSRISATARVMAATGAVIALAAGCGAVVGGSAVKAGGPAPAAADPALLDPGNYPRRARPPLGAVPNEDAGRVVEAQRMADAVVGPWEVDRTLVTGQVEHASIGVLPTLDSLAGDLAPGMIAQARAHHFLLGFVSGRATPAPAPGQSAGVKAKILVNMVLRFATPEDAAAAAGEMAATNRGIPRDGVPATELKIPRYPTTVANMAAVHQGFEAESFTAHGTYVFHEYAGSKESADAVADLIAKSLDLQGPAIDHFQATPADQLAALPADPTGLLARTVPSTKPDPNHAAVYQPHAALHFSPDPPAAQGVFNDAGVQRMSADLTSVYDAVDAPGAQRGADGLVRINASWGSYKPTAGISGLPSARCFDRGPGGQLLPRFMCVATVDHYAFKATATQELDLHQVMAAQYLMLTAS; encoded by the coding sequence TTGACCGACCTTGCGCTGCCGCGGTCGGGACTGGGGGCCGGGGGTCGGCCGGTGAAGCCGAGTCGGATCTCTGCGACCGCCCGGGTCATGGCGGCGACAGGTGCGGTGATCGCGCTGGCCGCCGGCTGCGGCGCGGTGGTGGGCGGCAGCGCGGTCAAAGCAGGCGGCCCGGCGCCCGCCGCGGCCGACCCCGCGCTGCTGGATCCCGGCAACTACCCCCGCCGCGCCCGCCCGCCGCTGGGCGCGGTGCCGAACGAGGACGCGGGCCGGGTGGTGGAGGCGCAGCGTATGGCCGACGCCGTCGTAGGCCCGTGGGAAGTGGACCGCACGCTGGTCACCGGTCAGGTCGAACACGCTTCCATCGGCGTACTGCCGACCCTGGATTCACTGGCCGGTGACCTCGCCCCGGGCATGATTGCCCAGGCAAGGGCGCACCACTTTCTGCTCGGGTTCGTCAGCGGGCGGGCGACACCGGCCCCGGCGCCCGGCCAATCCGCGGGCGTCAAAGCCAAAATTCTGGTCAACATGGTGCTGCGCTTCGCGACCCCTGAGGACGCCGCCGCGGCCGCCGGCGAGATGGCCGCCACCAACCGCGGCATCCCCCGCGACGGCGTGCCCGCGACCGAGCTCAAGATCCCCCGCTACCCCACCACGGTGGCGAACATGGCGGCCGTCCACCAGGGCTTCGAGGCCGAGTCGTTCACCGCGCACGGGACCTACGTGTTCCACGAGTACGCCGGCTCGAAGGAAAGCGCCGACGCGGTTGCCGACCTGATCGCCAAGTCGCTGGACCTGCAGGGCCCGGCGATCGACCATTTCCAGGCCACACCGGCCGATCAACTCGCCGCCCTGCCCGCCGACCCCACCGGATTGCTCGCACGCACGGTGCCCTCCACCAAGCCCGACCCCAACCACGCCGCGGTCTACCAGCCGCACGCCGCGCTGCACTTCAGCCCCGATCCGCCCGCGGCGCAGGGGGTGTTCAACGACGCCGGCGTCCAGCGCATGTCGGCCGACCTGACGTCTGTGTACGACGCCGTCGACGCACCGGGCGCGCAGCGGGGCGCCGACGGGCTGGTCCGCATCAATGCCTCGTGGGGCAGTTACAAGCCGACCGCCGGCATCAGCGGCCTGCCGTCGGCGCGCTGCTTCGATCGGGGTCCCGGGGGTCAGCTCTTGCCGCGGTTCATGTGCGTCGCCACGGTCGATCACTACGCGTTCAAGGCCACCGCCACCCAGGAACTGGACCTGCACCAGGTGATGGCAGCCCAATACCTGATGTTGACGGCGTCATGA
- a CDS encoding sensor domain-containing protein: MWSHPNAPAIGGTWPNHVAPQPYPQGSQVDPWAQTWVRPAGGPPSGPPPAVLPPPGMPFPTPGYPAMAAPRGKSPSKWVLAGSVAAAAAVMAGAGLLIAVADKSSAPAGTTTVSESPTPVPAAPTMQTPTPTQAPVVPIDALPGLLLEPAVVNAIEGTTGMEIRPDPHAGSGSGFSDIKTDRPECQGIQHPAMVAALQGSGWISAQTQVLREPVEDWKHLVSNAVVNIPTAQLASDYAAGQAQAWARCAGKPLTSNAIGEAPVTWTVGPTSDRDGTVSVLLAQEGAAGWGCQRAMTVRNNVVIDTRSCGFNRTDQAVAIATKIADRVHVPS; encoded by the coding sequence ATGTGGAGCCACCCGAACGCCCCGGCCATTGGTGGGACTTGGCCCAATCACGTTGCGCCGCAGCCTTATCCACAGGGATCACAGGTCGATCCCTGGGCGCAGACCTGGGTGCGCCCGGCCGGGGGCCCGCCGAGCGGCCCCCCACCGGCGGTGCTGCCGCCGCCCGGCATGCCCTTCCCGACCCCCGGGTACCCCGCCATGGCGGCGCCGCGTGGCAAGTCCCCGAGCAAGTGGGTGCTCGCGGGCAGCGTGGCCGCCGCGGCGGCGGTAATGGCGGGCGCGGGCCTGCTGATCGCCGTCGCTGACAAGTCGAGCGCACCCGCCGGGACCACGACCGTCAGCGAGTCGCCCACCCCTGTGCCGGCCGCGCCGACGATGCAGACCCCGACGCCGACCCAGGCCCCGGTCGTGCCGATCGACGCCCTGCCCGGGCTGCTGCTGGAGCCGGCTGTCGTCAACGCGATCGAGGGCACAACCGGGATGGAGATCCGTCCCGATCCCCACGCCGGGTCCGGTTCGGGATTCTCCGACATCAAGACCGACCGCCCCGAATGCCAGGGCATCCAGCACCCCGCAATGGTCGCAGCCCTACAGGGCAGCGGCTGGATCTCGGCGCAGACCCAGGTGTTGCGCGAACCCGTCGAGGACTGGAAGCACCTGGTCAGTAACGCCGTCGTCAACATCCCCACCGCCCAACTGGCCAGCGACTATGCGGCCGGACAGGCCCAGGCTTGGGCGAGATGCGCTGGAAAGCCCTTGACCAGCAACGCAATTGGCGAAGCACCCGTCACCTGGACGGTCGGCCCCACCAGCGACCGCGACGGCACCGTGAGCGTCCTGCTGGCGCAGGAGGGCGCCGCCGGCTGGGGATGCCAGCGGGCCATGACCGTGCGCAACAACGTTGTCATCGACACCCGCAGCTGCGGCTTCAACCGCACCGACCAGGCCGTCGCGATCGCCACCAAGATCGCAGACCGGGTCCACGTCCCCAGCTAG
- a CDS encoding sensor domain-containing protein, with the protein MSVKTAPTMPGHAWRGGAAPTPPPGNPRGYAAGPASTWSPMGAASRQGAPAGWAPLPPPPGFGPAPSPAYPPAPPGGASSRTWVLLGVAVLVVIVVALVGLIATAGHSDRPAAPGAHRPSASQPSGPPSATATPAPARPVAAEDLPGLLLDVGAVNNIMGTHDLLVNPTLTTTRLYIDTTDKPECGGVWANANREVYAGSGWVSVQTQYLREPADASHEVFQSVISFPTAAGAADFVAKEAKAWPLCNGRSITTTTPNQKPQTWWVATVGRQDGMLASFTTREGARGWGCQHALIARNNVVVDVEACGFSVMQQGSAIATKVAAGIR; encoded by the coding sequence ATGTCCGTCAAAACCGCCCCGACAATGCCCGGTCACGCGTGGCGTGGGGGTGCCGCCCCGACGCCGCCGCCGGGGAATCCTCGGGGTTACGCCGCTGGCCCGGCCTCGACGTGGTCCCCGATGGGCGCCGCCTCGCGGCAGGGGGCGCCGGCCGGCTGGGCGCCACTGCCCCCGCCGCCGGGGTTCGGCCCGGCCCCTTCGCCGGCTTATCCCCCGGCCCCGCCCGGCGGGGCGTCCTCCCGGACGTGGGTCCTGCTGGGGGTGGCGGTGCTCGTGGTGATCGTGGTCGCGCTCGTTGGGCTGATCGCCACCGCCGGCCATTCTGACCGGCCCGCCGCGCCGGGCGCCCACCGGCCGTCCGCTTCCCAGCCGTCGGGTCCGCCGTCGGCGACGGCGACCCCGGCGCCGGCCAGGCCGGTGGCGGCGGAAGACCTGCCGGGGCTGCTGCTGGACGTGGGCGCGGTCAACAACATCATGGGCACCCACGACCTGCTGGTGAACCCCACCCTCACGACGACGCGCTTATACATCGACACCACCGACAAGCCCGAGTGCGGCGGGGTGTGGGCGAACGCCAACCGCGAAGTGTATGCCGGCAGCGGGTGGGTGTCGGTGCAAACGCAATACCTGCGCGAACCGGCCGACGCCAGCCACGAGGTGTTCCAGTCGGTGATCAGCTTCCCCACCGCCGCCGGGGCCGCGGACTTCGTCGCCAAGGAGGCGAAGGCCTGGCCGCTATGCAACGGCAGGTCGATCACGACCACCACCCCGAACCAGAAGCCCCAAACCTGGTGGGTGGCCACCGTCGGGCGTCAGGACGGCATGCTCGCGTCCTTCACGACCCGGGAGGGCGCCCGGGGATGGGGCTGCCAGCACGCCCTGATCGCGCGCAACAACGTGGTGGTCGACGTCGAAGCGTGCGGCTTCTCCGTCATGCAGCAGGGTTCGGCAATCGCCACCAAAGTCGCCGCGGGAATCCGCTAG